The genomic window tgtgtgtgcttgtgtgcgtgtgtgtgtgtgtgtgtgcgtgtgtgtgtgtgtgtgtgtgtgtgccagtgggCTGCAGGTGGTGTACTGAGGGCTTTTATAACCTTCGTAGCCCATAGTGCTGTGGAAACAGCTCAGTTATTTCCTTCGAGAAAAGTCAAATTTTTTAACGCAAAATGCGAAAGAGGATACAAAAACCTCCCCTTATAAGAGTCATAACTCCTCCCCCTATAGGAGTGATAACCCCACCCCCTATAGGACTTTTAACTCCACCCCCTGTAGGACTCAAAACTCCACCCCCTGTAGGACTCAAAACTCCACCCCCTATAAGACTCATAACTCTACCCCCACAGCTGTCCCTGTCCCACTCTACACCATAAAGGTGTCCCTGTAACTCCACCCCCACAGGTGTCCCTATAACTCCACCCCCACAGGTGTTCCTGTTACTCCACCTATAAAGTTGTTCCTGTAACTCTGCCCCTACAGGTGTTCCTGTAACTCCGCCCCCACCGGTGTCCTTGTAACTCCACCCCTGAGTGTGCTTCTGTTACACGAGTCCCAGGTTTGATTTCATTGGCCAGATGGTGGTTTAGGAGTCACCTTCCgccctgtttctgtctgtctgtacgtcCCTCCTGTGTGTCCGTCCCAAACGCCCATCCTTCCCTCCGTTTGAGGTCTGACAGGCACGCGCGCGCAGATCAAGATCACACAGAAGATAGGGTTTCAGAAACACGGCGTGCGTCCTGACACGCGCTTCTGTGAGATatctgctcactctctctccctctctccccctctctccttctctctctctttctctccctctcttcccccctctctctctttctctccccccctctttctctatctctctctctttccctctctcccccttgctctctctctctttcattccctCTCTAAATACCACCAGTTGATTAAATGCCGACCAGAGAGGAGAACACTTTAGATCACTGCTACAGTACAATCAACCGTGCCTATCACGCCGTCCCCCGCGCTGCACTGGGACACTCTGACCACATCATAGTCCACCTGATTCCTGCATACAGGCAGAAATTAAAACTCTGCAAACCTGTTGTGAGGACATCTAAGAAGTGGACCAGTGAAGCTATGGGGGATCTTCGCACGTGCTTGGACTGTACTGACTGGGATGTTTTCAGGACTGCTACCATCAGTCTGGATGAGTACACagaggctgtgacatcatacaTCAGCTTCTGTGAGGACAGCTGTGTACCATCACGCACCAGGGTTATCTACAACAACGACAAACCCTGGTTTACAGCTAAACTCAGACAGCTAAGGCTGGCAAAGGAGGAAGCATTTAGGAGTGGGGACAAGGACCGGTTTAAAGAGTCTAAATACAGGTTTAGCAAGGCGGTGAGAGATGCTAAACGACTGTACTCTGAGAAACTCCAACAGCAGTTCTCAGAAAACAACTCGGCCTCTGTCTGGAAGGGCCTCAGACAGGTCACCAACTACAAACCGAAAGCCCCCCACTCCACTAATGACTTGCACCTGGCCAACGACCTGAATGAGTTCTACTGCCGATTTGAAAGACAATGGGACAGTCCTGACACCATCCCCCGTGACCCCATTCACCAGCTCcagaccaccagctcctcctcccccatctcagCAGGAGCCCAGGCCTCTCTACAATCACCCACCTCAGAGGCCCCCTCCCCTATCACAATGAcaactctctccctcctggagaggGACGTTAACAGACtattcaaatggtaaatggactgcatttatatagcgcttttatccaaagcgctttacaattgatgcctctcattcgccagagcagttagaggttaggggttaggtgtcttgctcaaggacacttcgacatgcccagggcggggtttgaaccggcaacccaccgactgccagacaatcggtcttacctcctgagctatatcgcccctatTCAAGAGACAGAACCCCCGCAAAGCAGCTGGACcagactctgtctctccctccaccctgaagCACTGTGCCGATCAGCTGTCTCCggtgttcacagacatttttaacacctcacTGGAGACATGCCACGTACCAGCCTGCTTCAAGACCTCTACCATTATCCccgtccccaaaaaaacaaggaccgcAGGACTCAATGACTACAGACCCGTCGCCCTGACCTCTGTTGTAATGAAGTCTTTTGAGCGCCTTGTACTGTCCCACCTCAAAACCATCACGGACCCACtcctggaccccctgcagttcgcatacagagccaacaggtctgtggacgatgctgtaaacatggccctccacttcatcctccagcacctggacacTGCAGGAACCTATGTCAGGATCCTGTTTGTGGACTTCAGCTCCGCCTTCAATACCATCATCCCGGCTCTACTACAGGACAAGCTCTCCCTGCTGCACGTGCctgactgcacctgcaggtggatcaccgacttcctgtctgacaggaagcagcacgtgaagctggggaaacacgtctccgactcccggaccatcagcaccggctcccctcaaggctgcgtcctttctcctctactcttctccctgtataccaatagctgcacctccagtcatcagtcagtcaagctcctgaagtttgcagacgacaccactctcattggactcatctctggtggggatgagtccgcctacaggagagagattgaacatctggtgtcctggtgcagccataacaacctggagctcaacgccctaaagacagtagagatggttgtggacttcagaaggaacgcagccccacccgcccccatcaccctgcatgactccccagtcgacactgtggagtccttctgcttcctgggcaccatcatcacccaggacctcaagtgggagctgaacatcaccttcctcaccaagaaggctcagcagaggatgtacttcctgcggcagctgaagaagttcaacctgccaatgacaatgatggtgcacttctacactgccatcattgagtccatcctcacctcctccatcaccatctggtacgctgctgccactgccaaggacaagggcagactgcagcgtatcattcgcgccgctgagagggtgattggctgcaatctgccatccctccaggacctgcacacctccagggccctgaggcgggcaggaaagattgtggccgacccctcccaccctggacacaaactcttgcaaacactcccctccggcaggaggctgcggtccatcaggaccaaaacctcacgtcataagaacagttttttcctgactgcagctggcctcatcaacaaggcccgggacccccactgatgccactgtcactgtactgttatcctgacccccacggacaccaacagacagcacctgtacttaaaatcactttatccccttgcactattgttattgttttgcactatgtttatgtttatgttatgttatgttatgtctgttatgttttttactgcactatgttcatcttactctatttatcttattttatgttcactgttacgcaccacctgaccaaaacaaattccttgtatgtgtaaacctacttggcaataaacccgattctgattctgattctgattctgattcttcctctctctctctctttccctccctccctccctccctctaacccccccccccctctctctttctctcccgtATCAATGCCAGCATCTGTGATTCGGAGATTTCAGTCTGTGACCATATAATTATTCCTGACAGCCAGTCAAGGCACGATGGCACTGTCTGGCAGGATTGGCATTTctgttctctgtctcctctttgtttttttgtttttttaacaacacTACGGTAGCAATCAATACGTCAGTCTCCAGTGACGCGGACAAGGAAACGTTACGTTTCCATCTGCAGCCATAGAAGTACACACGTGAGAAATGTAATCATTTGTATGTGTCAGAGGAGTCAGGGGAGTAGGATGAGTCGGAGGAGTCAGGGGAGTCAGAGGAGTCAGATGAGTCAGAGGAGTCAGGGGAGTCGGAGGAGTCGGAGGAGTCAGGGGAGTCAGAGGAGTCAGATGAGTCAGAGGAGTCAGAGGAGTCAGGGGAGTCGGAGGAGTCGGAGGAGTCAGGGGAGTCAGACGAGTCATGttaaaattttgatttatttgtggGAAGAGCAGGTTATCAGAAAGTAAGCTGGGAACAGGACCGTCTTTGCTGTATGAACGCCCGTAGACTCCTTTATCTGTGAAGAGTTGAGTCACAAGCCTTCTTTCCTGCGTGAGTAAAGATTCAGAACCTTTCTGCACAGGAACACCAGCAGTGCATTCACACAGGACTCAgatctccctcctctctctccacctctctcattctctctacTTCTTTCTATGTCTCTATCATTCTCTCTGTACCTCTCAATCTTTCTCTATACCTCTCTATCTCTATAtatctcagtctctctctatACCTCTCTCTACACTTTCTCACTCTCGTCTCTGATGATAATGCGGGTGAAATCCTTCCTTGCCAACAGTAGTcagatttgtgtgtttttgtgttgtatgtgtgtactaAAAATTTGCCAGTAATGATTTCAGTGTTTGTATGAGTGCAGTCTGGTAGGTTCTAGCGGTagcggggtgggggcagggcagggcagagggggggggggggtccagcgAAGCTGTTCAGCCCTACCACTGTGTTTCTGACAGCAGGGTTGAACAGAACCAGACCAGACGTAGCTCAGAGGCCCACAGGCGGGAGGCTGGACGTGTCCGAGGCGGTGGGCTGGCGTTCATCCCGCAGAGAGGCGGGTAAAACGCGTTCGTCCTCCCTGC from Anguilla anguilla isolate fAngAng1 chromosome 8, fAngAng1.pri, whole genome shotgun sequence includes these protein-coding regions:
- the LOC118234254 gene encoding uncharacterized protein LOC118234254, coding for MPTREENTLDHCYSTINRAYHAVPRAALGHSDHIIVHLIPAYRQKLKLCKPVVRTSKKWTSEAMGDLRTCLDCTDWDVFRTATISLDEYTEAVTSYISFCEDSCVPSRTRVIYNNDKPWFTAKLRQLRLAKEEAFRSGDKDRFKESKYRFSKAVRDAKRLYSEKLQQQFSENNSASVWKGLRQVTNYKPKAPHSTNDLHLANDLNEFYCRFERQWDSPDTIPRDPIHQLQTTSSSSPISAGAQASLQSPTSEAPSPITMTTLSLLERDVNRLFKRQNPRKAAGPDSVSPSTLKHCADQLSPVFTDIFNTSLETCHVPACFKTSTIIPVPKKTRTAGLNDYRPVALTSVVMKSFERLHLDTAGTYVRILFVDFSSAFNTIIPALLQDKLSLLHDESEESGESEESDESEESGESEESEESGESEESDESEESEESGESEESEESGESDESC